One Bradyrhizobium zhanjiangense DNA segment encodes these proteins:
- a CDS encoding MFS transporter encodes MSSAPIEHADGLPQPQRSQAVLTIALGIIMAVVDSAIANVALPTIAADLDASPAFSIWIVNGYQLAITISLLPLASLGEIVGYRRVYLVGLALFTLASALCALAHTLPLLTIARIIQGFGAAGIMSVNAALVRFTYPRSQLGRGIGLNALVVAFSAAVGPTLAAGILAVGSWPWLFAINVPLGAATLLIGLRSLPHTKRASRSFDWQSAGLSAITFGVGIAAVDSVGHGEAAITCLVQFAIAIIAVALLIYRETHMTSPLLPVDLLRIPVFALSIATSIASFCGQMLAFVAIPFYLQSRFGYSAVHMGLLITPWPIAVAFAAPLAGRLVEHYPAGLLGGIGLTLFACGLGALALLPASPTPFDVIWRMALAGAGFGLFQTPNNRTMIAAAPRERAGGASGMLGTARLLGQTTGAALVALLLGRYPIDGTRLALLAGVGFALCGAVLSMLRLSPAGARGAEQVRVQDDQRLRGE; translated from the coding sequence ATGTCGTCCGCCCCGATCGAGCATGCCGACGGCTTGCCGCAGCCACAACGCAGCCAGGCGGTGCTGACCATTGCGCTGGGCATCATCATGGCCGTGGTCGACAGCGCCATCGCCAACGTGGCGCTGCCGACGATTGCGGCCGACCTTGATGCGAGCCCGGCCTTCTCGATCTGGATCGTCAACGGCTACCAGCTCGCGATCACGATCTCGCTGCTGCCGCTGGCTTCGCTCGGCGAGATCGTCGGCTATCGCCGCGTCTATCTGGTCGGGCTCGCGCTGTTCACGCTCGCATCCGCGTTGTGCGCGCTGGCACATACGCTGCCGCTGCTGACGATCGCGCGTATCATCCAGGGCTTTGGCGCGGCCGGCATCATGAGCGTCAACGCGGCGCTGGTGCGTTTCACCTATCCGCGCAGCCAGCTCGGCCGCGGCATCGGGCTCAACGCGCTCGTGGTCGCCTTCTCGGCCGCGGTCGGACCGACGCTCGCCGCCGGCATCCTCGCGGTCGGAAGCTGGCCCTGGCTGTTCGCCATCAACGTGCCGCTCGGTGCGGCGACATTGCTGATCGGCTTGCGCAGCCTGCCGCACACCAAGCGAGCGAGCCGTTCCTTCGATTGGCAGAGCGCGGGGCTATCGGCGATCACGTTCGGCGTCGGCATCGCCGCCGTCGATAGCGTCGGTCATGGGGAGGCCGCGATCACCTGCCTCGTGCAGTTCGCCATCGCCATCATCGCCGTCGCGCTGCTGATCTATCGCGAAACCCACATGACCTCGCCGCTCTTGCCGGTCGACCTGTTACGCATCCCCGTGTTCGCGCTGTCGATTGCGACCTCGATCGCATCGTTCTGCGGGCAGATGCTGGCCTTCGTCGCCATCCCCTTCTATCTCCAGAGCCGCTTCGGCTATTCGGCCGTGCATATGGGCCTCTTGATCACACCCTGGCCGATCGCGGTGGCTTTCGCGGCGCCCCTCGCCGGCCGCCTAGTCGAGCATTATCCGGCCGGCCTGCTCGGCGGCATCGGGCTCACGCTGTTCGCCTGCGGCCTCGGTGCGCTCGCCTTGCTGCCCGCTAGCCCGACGCCGTTCGACGTGATCTGGCGCATGGCACTGGCCGGCGCCGGCTTCGGCCTGTTCCAGACCCCCAACAACCGCACCATGATTGCGGCGGCCCCGCGCGAGCGCGCCGGCGGCGCCAGCGGCATGCTGGGCACGGCACGCCTGCTCGGCCAGACCACCGGCGCGGCGCTGGTGGCGCTGTTGCTCGGCCGCTATCCGATCGACGGAACCCGATTGGCGCTGCTCGCCGGTGTCGGCTTTGCACTCTGCGGCGCGGTGCTGAGCATGCTACGGCTGTCGCCCGCGGGCGCGCGCGGCGCCGAGCAAGTCCGCGTGCAGGACGATCAGCGCCTGCGGGGGGAATGA
- a CDS encoding aldo/keto reductase: MEYRRLGRSGLMVPALSLGTGTFGGVGRLAAWGTTDATEARRLLDICLDAGVSMFDTANVYSLGESERVLGEAIKGRRDKVLVSTKASFRFGDGANDIGSSRQHLLAAIDGSLSRLGTDYIDLFQLHGFDAFTPPEEVLATLDVLVRAGKIRYVGVSNFSGWHLMKSLAVADKHGFPRYVANQTYYSLIGRDYEWELMPLSLDQGLGAVVWSPLGWGRLTGKIRRGQPKPDVSRLPQTADFGPPVPDEHVYRVVDAIDEVAKETCKSVSQIALNWLLQRPTVSTLIIGARNETQLRENLGAVGWSLTKDQVAKLDAASKVTLPYPYWHQRTTFTDRNPPAV, encoded by the coding sequence ATGGAATACCGACGCTTGGGCCGGTCAGGCCTCATGGTGCCTGCCTTGAGTCTTGGGACCGGCACCTTCGGCGGCGTCGGCCGCCTCGCCGCGTGGGGCACGACGGACGCGACCGAAGCGCGGCGGCTTCTCGATATCTGCCTCGATGCCGGCGTGTCGATGTTCGATACCGCGAATGTCTATTCGCTCGGCGAATCCGAGCGCGTTCTCGGCGAAGCCATCAAGGGACGCCGCGACAAGGTCCTGGTCTCGACCAAGGCAAGCTTCCGCTTCGGCGACGGGGCCAACGACATCGGATCATCACGCCAGCATCTGCTCGCAGCCATCGACGGTTCGCTGAGCCGGCTCGGCACCGACTACATCGACCTATTCCAACTCCATGGATTCGACGCCTTCACCCCACCTGAAGAGGTGCTCGCGACCCTCGACGTGCTCGTGCGTGCCGGCAAGATCCGCTACGTCGGCGTCTCGAATTTTTCGGGCTGGCACCTGATGAAGTCGCTCGCCGTCGCCGACAAGCATGGCTTCCCGCGCTACGTCGCCAACCAGACCTATTATTCACTAATCGGGCGCGACTACGAATGGGAGTTGATGCCGCTCAGCCTTGACCAGGGGTTAGGTGCCGTGGTCTGGTCGCCACTCGGATGGGGCCGCCTCACCGGCAAGATCCGCCGGGGTCAGCCCAAGCCGGACGTCAGCCGCCTGCCCCAGACCGCCGATTTCGGCCCGCCCGTGCCGGACGAGCACGTCTATCGGGTCGTCGATGCCATCGACGAGGTCGCGAAGGAGACGTGCAAGAGCGTCTCGCAGATCGCGCTCAACTGGCTGCTGCAGCGTCCGACCGTCTCGACCCTGATCATCGGCGCGCGCAACGAGACGCAGCTGCGCGAAAATCTCGGAGCGGTCGGCTGGTCGCTGACCAAGGACCAGGTCGCAAAGCTCGATGCCGCGAGCAAGGTGACACTGCCCTATCCCTATTGGCACCAGCGCACGACGTTCACTGACCGCAATCCGCCGGCGGTGTAG
- a CDS encoding helix-turn-helix domain-containing protein gives MPVQFTTDGSPGYRRLALWQDIVCDVFVGLDCKSDLGSAFHGSVTQASLGRAVCSEVCSERQHVFRTPSRIARSDQDFVLVALGNRGDGGVVQDGRETVIHPGEFALYDTTRPYELKFNHTFTQTIFKVPREMLQRRLGGTEALTAIAFGADAPLERLAYDFIIRLCQSADRLDPNNAVALSEQAVDLLAMALGERLGKTSLPSSTHRSALLYRLKAHIRAHLADPELSLAETAAALGISPRYVNDLLADEDISFQRHVLAERLAQCRRDLASPVLAHRHISEIAFAWGFNDLSHFGRVFREHFGMSPRDFRQSQLRH, from the coding sequence ATGCCAGTCCAGTTCACGACGGACGGCAGCCCCGGCTACCGGCGGCTTGCTCTCTGGCAGGACATCGTCTGCGACGTCTTCGTCGGGCTCGACTGCAAGTCTGACCTCGGCAGCGCCTTTCACGGCTCGGTCACGCAGGCTTCGCTCGGCAGGGCCGTGTGCTCCGAGGTCTGCTCCGAGCGCCAGCACGTGTTCCGCACGCCCTCGCGCATCGCGCGCTCTGATCAGGATTTCGTCCTGGTCGCGCTCGGCAATCGCGGCGACGGCGGCGTGGTGCAGGATGGCCGCGAGACCGTGATCCATCCCGGCGAGTTCGCCCTGTATGACACCACGCGGCCCTATGAGCTGAAGTTCAACCACACCTTCACGCAGACCATCTTCAAGGTGCCGCGTGAGATGCTGCAGCGCCGGCTCGGCGGCACCGAGGCGCTGACCGCGATCGCGTTCGGCGCTGACGCACCGCTCGAACGGCTCGCCTATGATTTTATTATCAGGCTCTGCCAGAGCGCGGACCGGTTGGATCCGAACAACGCGGTCGCGCTGTCGGAGCAGGCAGTCGATCTCCTTGCGATGGCGCTGGGCGAACGGCTCGGCAAGACATCGCTGCCATCCTCGACCCATCGCTCCGCCCTGCTCTACCGGCTGAAAGCGCACATCCGCGCGCATCTCGCCGATCCCGAGCTCTCGCTCGCGGAGACCGCGGCCGCGCTCGGCATCTCGCCGCGCTACGTCAACGATCTCCTCGCGGACGAGGACATCTCGTTCCAGCGCCACGTGCTGGCCGAACGTCTTGCCCAATGCCGGCGCGACCTCGCCTCGCCCGTGCTCGCCCATCGCCACATCAGCGAGATCGCCTTCGCCTGGGGTTTCAACGACCTCTCGCATTTCGGTCGTGTCTTCCGCGAGCATTTCGGGATGTCGCCGCGCGACTTCCGGCAGAGCCAGTTGCGGCACTGA
- a CDS encoding carbon-nitrogen hydrolase family protein — translation MGIEHPRYKVAVVQAAPAWLDLDASIDKSIALIREAAENGAKLIAFPEAFIPGYPWHIWMDSPAWAIGRGFVQRYFDNSLSYDSPQAEKLREAVRKAKLTAVIGLSERDGGSLYLAQWLIGPDGETIAKRRKLRPTHAERTVYGEGDGSDLAVHARPDIGRLGALCCWEHLQPLSKYAMYAQNEQVHVAAWPSFSLYDPFAPALGAEVNNAASRVYAVEGSCFVLAPCATVSQGMIDELCDRPDKHALLHAGGGFAAIYGPDGSQIGEKLAPDQEGLLIAEIDLGAIGIAKNAADPAGHYSRPDVTRLLLNNKPYKRVEQFALPVDTVEPKDIAAAAS, via the coding sequence ATGGGCATCGAACATCCGAGATATAAGGTAGCAGTGGTGCAGGCGGCGCCGGCCTGGCTCGACCTCGACGCCTCGATCGACAAGTCGATCGCGCTGATCAGAGAGGCCGCGGAGAACGGCGCCAAGCTGATCGCCTTTCCCGAGGCGTTCATCCCCGGTTACCCCTGGCATATCTGGATGGACTCGCCGGCCTGGGCGATCGGCCGCGGCTTCGTGCAGCGCTATTTCGACAATTCATTGTCCTATGACAGCCCGCAGGCCGAAAAGCTGCGCGAGGCCGTGCGCAAGGCAAAGCTCACCGCCGTGATCGGCCTGTCCGAACGCGACGGTGGCAGCCTCTATCTGGCGCAATGGCTGATCGGACCCGACGGCGAGACCATCGCAAAGCGCCGCAAGCTGCGGCCGACCCATGCCGAGCGCACGGTCTATGGCGAAGGAGATGGCAGCGACCTCGCCGTGCATGCCAGACCCGACATCGGCCGTCTCGGCGCGCTGTGCTGCTGGGAGCATCTCCAGCCGCTGTCGAAATACGCGATGTACGCCCAGAACGAACAGGTGCACGTCGCGGCCTGGCCGAGCTTCTCGCTCTACGATCCCTTTGCGCCGGCACTCGGGGCCGAGGTGAACAATGCGGCTTCGCGCGTCTATGCGGTGGAAGGCTCCTGCTTCGTGCTCGCGCCTTGCGCGACGGTGTCGCAAGGAATGATCGACGAACTGTGCGACCGGCCCGACAAGCATGCGCTGCTGCATGCCGGCGGCGGCTTTGCCGCGATCTACGGCCCCGACGGCAGCCAGATCGGCGAGAAGCTGGCGCCGGACCAGGAGGGCCTCCTGATTGCCGAGATCGACCTCGGCGCCATCGGCATCGCCAAGAACGCCGCCGATCCCGCCGGGCACTATTCGCGGCCCGACGTGACGCGGCTCCTGCTCAACAACAAGCCGTACAAGCGGGTCGAGCAATTTGCGCTGCCGGTTGACACCGTCGAGCCGAAGGACATCGCCGCGGCGGCGAGCTGA
- a CDS encoding phenylacetaldoxime dehydratase family protein produces the protein MESAIPLHLEAPRTRHKRVPDDYQPPYPSFVARYKPAVGRVVMAYCGVQYRGEAPAATGALKEIAGLFAAENGPSHWDRAHYVDRSGHENVVSVAYWDDIARFDAWFAPAREAWTGRQRDGIGTFIEVLRPIVARHETLFSSPDRPEGVAAIAGGMSGEVQEHAYWGGMRDRIPLSQTDAMAPGGAPELIRDGARLRVVAHDNLCLIRSGQDWSDTEASERKLYLDDVEPVLREGMDFLRDDGLGIGCYANRYMRVLAADGSVSEKSYGQSWWKSLAALERWAESHPTHVKIFGAAMKYLSTLGPSAKLRLYHEVTVAAADEQFFEYLNCHPKTGMLAAVETVGA, from the coding sequence ATGGAATCCGCAATTCCTCTGCATCTCGAGGCCCCGCGCACGCGCCACAAGCGCGTGCCGGACGACTATCAGCCGCCATATCCGTCGTTCGTGGCGCGCTACAAGCCTGCCGTCGGCCGCGTCGTGATGGCCTATTGCGGCGTGCAATATCGCGGTGAGGCGCCGGCAGCGACGGGTGCGTTGAAAGAAATCGCAGGGCTCTTCGCTGCGGAGAACGGTCCATCACATTGGGACCGCGCGCATTATGTCGATCGGTCCGGCCATGAGAACGTCGTCTCGGTCGCTTATTGGGACGACATTGCGCGCTTCGATGCCTGGTTCGCACCGGCGCGAGAGGCCTGGACCGGACGACAGCGAGACGGCATCGGCACCTTCATCGAGGTGCTGAGGCCCATTGTGGCGCGGCACGAGACGCTGTTCTCCTCGCCTGACCGGCCCGAGGGGGTTGCCGCAATCGCCGGCGGCATGAGCGGCGAGGTGCAGGAGCACGCTTATTGGGGCGGCATGCGCGACCGTATCCCGCTGTCTCAGACCGATGCGATGGCGCCCGGCGGCGCACCGGAGCTGATCCGCGACGGCGCGCGGCTGCGCGTCGTGGCGCACGACAATCTCTGCCTGATCCGCTCCGGGCAGGACTGGAGCGATACCGAAGCGTCCGAGCGCAAGCTCTATCTCGACGACGTCGAGCCGGTGCTGCGCGAGGGCATGGACTTCCTGCGCGACGACGGCCTCGGCATCGGCTGCTACGCCAACCGCTACATGCGCGTGCTCGCGGCTGACGGCAGCGTCAGCGAAAAGTCCTATGGCCAGAGCTGGTGGAAGAGTCTCGCTGCGCTCGAACGCTGGGCGGAGTCTCATCCGACCCATGTCAAGATCTTCGGTGCGGCGATGAAATATCTGTCGACGCTCGGGCCGTCAGCCAAGCTGCGGCTCTATCACGAGGTGACGGTGGCCGCTGCCGACGAGCAGTTCTTCGAATATCTGAACTGCCATCCGAAGACGGGCATGCTGGCGGCGGTGGAGACTGTCGGCGCCTGA
- a CDS encoding HAD family hydrolase, translating into MVTIFFDLDGTLTNPKPGITRSIQYALERLGVSVPSEDELTWCIGPPLHASLKRLTGTDELADRALLLYRERFSDIGLFENEAYSGITDTLSTLAATRQRMFVATSKPAVYATRIVDHFGLKPYFERVFGSELDGTRVDKRDLLRYALDQASVDPQRAIMIGDRSHDVVGARTNGMTAIGVLYGYGSEAELKEAGAHHICAAHPELLGHCVT; encoded by the coding sequence ATGGTGACAATCTTTTTTGATCTCGACGGCACGCTGACCAACCCGAAGCCCGGGATCACCCGCTCGATCCAGTACGCGCTGGAACGGCTCGGCGTTTCGGTGCCGAGCGAGGACGAACTGACCTGGTGCATCGGCCCTCCGCTGCATGCCAGCCTCAAGAGGCTCACCGGGACCGATGAACTCGCTGACCGCGCGCTCCTGCTCTATCGCGAGCGCTTCAGCGACATCGGCCTGTTCGAGAACGAGGCTTACAGCGGAATTACGGACACATTGTCGACGCTCGCAGCGACACGTCAGCGCATGTTCGTGGCGACCAGCAAGCCTGCGGTCTACGCCACGCGCATCGTCGATCATTTCGGCCTGAAACCGTATTTCGAACGCGTGTTCGGCTCCGAGCTCGACGGCACCCGCGTCGACAAGCGCGACCTGCTCCGCTATGCGCTCGACCAGGCCAGCGTCGATCCGCAGCGCGCCATCATGATCGGCGATCGCAGCCATGACGTGGTCGGTGCCCGCACCAACGGCATGACCGCCATCGGCGTGCTCTACGGCTATGGCAGCGAGGCCGAGCTAAAGGAGGCCGGCGCGCACCACATCTGCGCCGCACATCCCGAGCTGCTCGGCCATTGCGTGACCTAG
- a CDS encoding lytic transglycosylase domain-containing protein, which yields MRIARVIAVLCQALVLSPALAEEAPPPVVPPNAEEPAKPAEKPKDARESDTRESLCLIIEAAAREANLPLEFFARVIWQESRFQSDAVGPVTRNGEHAQGIAQFMPSTASERGLLNPFNPVQALPKSAEFLNELRNQFGNLGLAAAAYNAGPRRVQEWLAGTGPMPEQTRNYVFAITGTSVDAWAKAGSAGKGPPSSPPTSCRDLMALLKRAPNPFVAELEQHVELAAAKVWGVQLAAGFDRNRALAMYSRAVTRLSAVIGDRDPSLLSSVMRSRGTRAFYQVRIGADTRAEADDLCNRIRKAGGACFVLKNRGVSG from the coding sequence ATGCGAATAGCTCGGGTTATCGCTGTCTTGTGCCAGGCCCTCGTGCTGTCGCCGGCGCTGGCGGAGGAGGCGCCTCCGCCCGTCGTGCCTCCGAATGCCGAGGAACCCGCGAAGCCGGCGGAGAAACCGAAGGACGCCCGCGAGAGCGACACGCGGGAGTCGCTCTGCCTGATCATTGAGGCGGCGGCGCGCGAGGCCAATCTGCCGCTGGAGTTTTTCGCCCGCGTGATCTGGCAGGAAAGCCGCTTCCAGTCCGACGCGGTCGGACCGGTGACCCGCAACGGCGAGCACGCACAAGGGATCGCGCAGTTCATGCCGAGCACTGCAAGCGAGCGCGGGCTGCTCAATCCGTTCAATCCGGTGCAGGCATTGCCGAAGTCGGCGGAGTTCTTGAACGAGCTGCGCAACCAGTTCGGTAATCTCGGCCTTGCGGCGGCCGCCTACAACGCAGGTCCGCGCAGGGTGCAGGAATGGCTCGCTGGCACGGGACCGATGCCGGAGCAGACCCGCAACTACGTCTTCGCCATCACTGGCACGAGCGTCGATGCCTGGGCCAAGGCAGGCAGCGCCGGCAAGGGCCCGCCGAGTTCACCGCCGACGAGCTGCCGCGATCTCATGGCGTTGCTCAAGCGTGCGCCCAACCCGTTCGTGGCCGAACTCGAGCAGCATGTCGAGCTTGCCGCCGCAAAGGTCTGGGGCGTGCAGCTCGCCGCCGGCTTCGACCGCAACAGGGCGCTGGCGATGTATTCCCGCGCGGTCACGCGGCTGAGCGCGGTGATCGGCGACCGCGATCCGAGCTTGCTGAGCTCAGTGATGCGCAGCCGCGGCACACGCGCCTTCTATCAGGTGCGCATCGGTGCCGACACGCGCGCCGAGGCGGATGATCTGTGCAATCGTATCCGCAAAGCGGGCGGTGCGTGCTTCGTGCTGAAGAACCGCGGTGTGAGTGGGTAG
- a CDS encoding AzlC family ABC transporter permease, whose amino-acid sequence MALPPLDSPQWQSSWRAFAWGLCSITQTILTIVLFVTYLGIGALAHDTHFSLLWALASTLFVWAGPAQIILITTLGSGATIIQSAIAVTVSAIRLFPMVVSVLPLMRTPTTKRRELIFAAHLTAVTLWVECHRFLPLVPRERRIAFVHGLGCGLVSVCLCANTVGYFLAANLTQTLGAAILLLTPLSFLFSTARNSREVADVVALTLGILLYPLAAKMNSGLDILVSGVVAGTIAYGVHWWREVRA is encoded by the coding sequence GTGGCGCTTCCTCCGCTCGATTCACCTCAATGGCAAAGCTCCTGGCGCGCCTTTGCGTGGGGGCTGTGCTCGATCACGCAGACGATCCTCACCATCGTGCTGTTCGTGACCTATCTCGGCATCGGCGCGCTCGCCCACGACACCCATTTCAGCCTGCTCTGGGCGCTCGCCTCGACGTTGTTCGTCTGGGCCGGTCCCGCGCAGATCATCCTGATCACCACGCTCGGCTCGGGTGCCACCATCATCCAGTCGGCGATCGCGGTCACCGTCAGCGCCATCCGCCTGTTTCCGATGGTGGTCTCGGTGCTGCCGTTGATGCGCACGCCGACGACGAAACGGCGCGAGCTGATCTTCGCTGCGCATCTCACCGCGGTGACGCTGTGGGTCGAATGCCACCGCTTCCTGCCGCTTGTGCCGCGCGAGCGGCGCATCGCCTTCGTCCACGGGCTCGGCTGTGGCTTAGTCTCGGTGTGCCTCTGCGCCAACACGGTTGGCTATTTCCTCGCCGCCAATCTGACGCAGACGCTTGGCGCGGCGATTCTGCTGCTGACTCCGCTGTCTTTCCTGTTCTCGACCGCACGCAATAGCCGCGAGGTCGCTGATGTCGTCGCATTGACGCTCGGAATCTTGCTCTATCCGCTGGCGGCGAAAATGAACTCGGGCCTCGACATCCTCGTTAGCGGCGTCGTGGCTGGCACGATCGCCTATGGCGTGCATTGGTGGCGGGAGGTGCGCGCATGA
- a CDS encoding AzlD domain-containing protein — MSFSQLIGEWHALAVLFVAGVVPNQIWRMLGLWFGGGIDEGSELLVWVRAVATAILAGVIAQIVVEPPGALASVPDILRYGAVGAGLVVFLLTRRAIFAGVVTGEVFMLVGKWWLG, encoded by the coding sequence ATGAGCTTTTCGCAGCTCATCGGCGAATGGCATGCGCTCGCCGTGCTCTTCGTCGCCGGCGTCGTTCCCAACCAGATCTGGCGCATGCTGGGTCTGTGGTTCGGCGGCGGTATCGATGAGGGCTCCGAACTGCTGGTCTGGGTGCGGGCGGTCGCGACCGCGATCCTGGCCGGCGTCATCGCCCAGATCGTGGTCGAGCCGCCAGGGGCGCTTGCCAGCGTGCCGGATATCTTGCGCTATGGCGCGGTGGGAGCGGGGCTCGTCGTCTTCCTGCTGACCCGCCGCGCGATCTTTGCCGGCGTGGTCACGGGCGAAGTCTTCATGCTGGTCGGCAAGTGGTGGTTGGGCTAA
- the tsaA gene encoding tRNA (N6-threonylcarbamoyladenosine(37)-N6)-methyltransferase TrmO, whose translation MVREQELREGEVAIELPPAEDAGLVFIGRIRTPWTSRLETPRQGRHDGPVCRLEIFEPFVPAIKGVDFYSNLEVLYWLDKSRRDIILQSPKNNEKTRGTFSLRSPVRPNPIGTSIVKLVGIEGNAILVRGLDCLDNTPLIDIKPDRCEFTPLAAPQKGDFETE comes from the coding sequence ATGGTTCGCGAACAGGAGCTCCGCGAGGGCGAGGTCGCCATCGAACTGCCGCCCGCAGAGGATGCCGGCCTCGTCTTCATCGGCCGCATCCGCACGCCCTGGACGTCGCGGCTGGAGACGCCGCGGCAGGGGCGTCACGACGGCCCGGTGTGCCGGCTCGAAATATTCGAGCCGTTCGTGCCGGCCATCAAGGGCGTCGATTTCTACAGCAACCTCGAAGTGCTCTACTGGCTCGACAAGTCGCGCCGCGACATCATCCTGCAGAGCCCAAAGAACAACGAGAAGACCCGCGGCACCTTCTCGCTACGCTCACCGGTACGGCCCAATCCGATCGGCACCTCGATCGTGAAGCTGGTCGGCATCGAGGGCAATGCGATCCTGGTGCGCGGACTCGACTGCCTCGACAACACGCCGCTGATCGACATCAAGCCGGACCGTTGCGAGTTCACGCCCTTGGCGGCGCCGCAGAAGGGCGACTTCGAGACGGAGTGA
- a CDS encoding HIT family protein yields MTAYDTNNIFAKILRGELPCYKVYEDEHVFAFLDIMPRVPGHTLVIPKAAARNILDIRPDDFAHVARGAHKIAAAAMKAFEADGITVQQFNEPAGGQVVFHLHMHVMPRRDGVAMLPPASRKEDAKVLEEHAAKLMAALKAG; encoded by the coding sequence ATGACCGCCTACGACACCAACAACATCTTCGCAAAGATCCTGCGCGGCGAGCTGCCCTGCTACAAGGTGTACGAGGACGAGCACGTCTTCGCCTTTCTCGACATCATGCCGCGCGTGCCTGGCCACACGCTGGTGATCCCGAAGGCCGCTGCCCGCAACATCCTCGACATCAGACCGGACGACTTCGCCCATGTCGCCCGCGGCGCGCACAAGATCGCGGCGGCAGCGATGAAGGCGTTCGAAGCCGACGGAATCACCGTGCAGCAGTTCAACGAGCCCGCCGGCGGACAAGTGGTGTTTCATCTCCACATGCACGTGATGCCGCGCCGCGACGGCGTCGCCATGCTGCCGCCCGCGAGCCGCAAGGAAGACGCGAAGGTGCTGGAAGAGCACGCGGCCAAGCTGATGGCGGCGTTGAAGGCGGGGTAG
- a CDS encoding GNAT family N-acetyltransferase, giving the protein MASSEITLEAVPSIGEVAPEDWDACANPGKACNGNSTGTSSALPGDSAGLLKSAYNPFVSHAFLSAAEKSGSATIRTGWGPRHLVAKLGGSVAGVVPCYLKSHSQGEYVFDRGWADAYERAGGRYYPKLQVSVPFTPATGPRLLVRDGVDRGRITEALASGLVALCGVSKASSVHVTFAREAEWKLLAGHGFLQRTDQQFHWHNDGFASFDDFLATLNSRHRKSIKRERRDALAAGITIHWLTGKDITEDAWDAFFEFYMETGSRKWGRPYLTREFFSLIGETMSEDVLLVMARRNNRWIAGAINFIGSDTLFGRNWGAVEHHPFLHFEVCYYQAIDFAIKRGLRHVEAGAQGEHKIARGYLPKTTYSAHFIADPGLRRAIDDYLKRERAYVAEAGRELAELGPFRKGADEAP; this is encoded by the coding sequence ATGGCATCATCCGAAATCACGCTCGAGGCCGTACCTTCGATTGGCGAAGTGGCACCGGAGGATTGGGACGCCTGCGCCAATCCCGGCAAGGCCTGCAATGGGAATAGCACGGGAACCTCATCCGCCCTTCCAGGCGATTCCGCCGGTCTCTTAAAGTCGGCCTATAACCCGTTCGTCTCACACGCATTTCTCTCCGCCGCTGAGAAATCGGGCTCAGCGACGATCCGCACCGGCTGGGGACCGCGGCATCTCGTGGCCAAGCTCGGCGGTAGCGTCGCCGGCGTAGTGCCCTGCTATCTCAAGTCGCACTCGCAGGGCGAATATGTCTTCGACCGCGGCTGGGCGGACGCCTATGAGCGCGCCGGCGGGCGCTACTATCCCAAGCTCCAGGTCTCGGTTCCGTTCACCCCGGCCACAGGACCGCGTCTGCTGGTCCGCGACGGGGTCGACCGCGGGCGGATCACCGAGGCCCTGGCGAGCGGGCTGGTGGCGCTGTGCGGGGTCAGCAAGGCCTCCTCGGTGCACGTCACCTTCGCCCGCGAGGCCGAATGGAAGCTGCTCGCCGGGCACGGCTTCCTCCAGCGCACCGACCAGCAGTTCCACTGGCATAATGACGGCTTTGCCAGCTTCGATGACTTCCTGGCGACGCTGAACTCGCGCCACCGCAAGTCGATCAAGCGGGAGCGACGCGATGCGCTCGCCGCCGGCATCACCATCCACTGGCTCACGGGCAAAGACATCACCGAGGATGCCTGGGACGCGTTCTTTGAATTCTACATGGAGACCGGCTCGCGCAAATGGGGCCGGCCGTATCTGACGCGCGAGTTCTTCTCGCTGATCGGCGAGACAATGAGCGAGGACGTGCTGCTGGTGATGGCCCGCCGCAACAATCGCTGGATCGCGGGCGCGATCAACTTCATCGGCTCAGACACGCTGTTCGGCCGCAACTGGGGCGCGGTCGAGCATCATCCGTTCCTGCATTTCGAGGTCTGCTACTATCAGGCGATCGATTTCGCCATCAAGCGCGGCCTCCGGCACGTCGAGGCCGGCGCACAGGGCGAGCACAAGATCGCACGCGGCTACCTGCCGAAGACGACCTATTCCGCCCACTTCATCGCCGATCCGGGCCTGCGGCGCGCCATCGACGACTACCTCAAGCGCGAGCGCGCCTATGTTGCGGAAGCCGGACGCGAACTCGCCGAGCTCGGCCCGTTCCGCAAAGGCGCCGACGAGGCGCCTTGA